Proteins from one Candidatus Methanoperedens sp. genomic window:
- a CDS encoding DUF5350 domain-containing protein, with the protein MGKTGTTKWGRVKGRKGNVIMVPEAELAYKRPGPAQRYTSEGKKRRKIKRSPKALVKA; encoded by the coding sequence ATGGGAAAAACAGGCACGACAAAATGGGGAAGGGTTAAAGGCAGGAAAGGAAATGTAATAATGGTCCCTGAAGCCGAACTAGCCTACAAACGCCCTGGACCTGCGCAGCGATACACTTCCGAAGGCAAAAAGCGCCGGAAGATTAAGCGCTCACCAAAAGCTCTTGTAAAAGCGTAA
- a CDS encoding phosphatase PAP2 family protein, whose product MLEPVQFLFNDNINIYLQSVGNPSLDVLFKAITTIGSEPSYILLASLIFWCFGKKTGIRAMYVILFSAFAAIFAKNLFAMPRPPEYLHKIQENDFGFPSGHAFVSSGFWGYLGGMIKNYWLISVGAVAILSISLSRIYLGVHYLGDVVGGIIFGLLMALISLKAEPGITSRLEKLGRIPGYFVALMLPVILVAIAIMQHNILIEQEEVGLVMAGIGAGYLLEEERVGFADATNNRQRIKRAVMGIVVLGIIYLISSVLLSINPNFIFFKYAALGFASTFIAPWVITKIEFKNQK is encoded by the coding sequence ATGTTAGAACCCGTGCAATTCCTGTTCAATGACAACATCAACATATACCTTCAGAGTGTTGGAAATCCCTCACTTGATGTATTATTTAAAGCTATAACCACCATCGGCAGCGAGCCTTCATATATTCTTCTAGCTTCGCTCATCTTCTGGTGCTTTGGCAAAAAAACAGGCATAAGAGCAATGTACGTCATTCTTTTTTCAGCATTCGCCGCAATATTTGCAAAAAACCTGTTCGCCATGCCAAGACCGCCTGAATACCTCCATAAAATCCAGGAGAACGATTTCGGATTCCCGAGCGGTCATGCGTTTGTATCATCGGGTTTCTGGGGATATCTCGGCGGCATGATTAAGAATTATTGGCTCATATCTGTGGGCGCCGTAGCAATCCTGTCCATTTCCTTATCGCGGATTTATCTGGGTGTCCATTACCTCGGCGATGTGGTAGGCGGGATTATATTCGGACTTTTAATGGCATTAATTTCCTTAAAGGCTGAGCCGGGAATAACCAGTAGATTGGAAAAGCTGGGTCGCATTCCGGGATATTTCGTTGCTTTGATGCTCCCTGTAATATTGGTAGCTATCGCTATCATGCAGCACAATATTTTAATAGAGCAGGAGGAGGTAGGACTTGTGATGGCAGGCATCGGCGCGGGCTACCTGCTTGAGGAAGAGCGTGTCGGATTTGCGGATGCAACGAATAACAGGCAGAGGATTAAGAGAGCGGTCATGGGAATAGTAGTGCTGGGAATAATTTATTTGATCTCAAGCGTATTATTATCGATAAATCCCAATTTTATATTTTTCAAATATGCTGCACTTGGATTTGCCTCGACCTTTATCGCCCCCTGGGTGATTACAAAGATTGAG
- a CDS encoding Coenzyme F420 hydrogenase/dehydrogenase, beta subunit C-terminal domain, with protein MAIDPICKKTIDETTPFKSTYKNKEYYFCSEECKRKFDELDKSVIRVRRSLKDKERISFGKLKREIIDPGICTLCGACVSSCEVLEIVAGKPALQGPCTACGVCYNQCPRTITTESSLIGNVRDVFTAKTLIPEVKGQDGGVVTSMLLYGLEEGLIDSAVVTVKSEEEPWKPVPIVAQTREEILRSAGSIYVHSLTMESLMSAIKRGSRSIGFVGPSCNIDAVYKMQNSPYGLLHMFMRANILKLGLFCMDTFYYDGLKAFLESLGIPLSSVKEMKIRKGKFRIKAESEHVFPLSDLDTIRSGSCMVCTDLTAEKADLSFGGVGSKEGYTTVLARTGLGLELFQDAEDRGYIKIEHLEREGLERVLHQAKSKKVQMYMIKKRIEKGKGI; from the coding sequence ATGGCAATCGACCCCATCTGCAAAAAAACCATTGACGAAACCACACCCTTCAAATCCACCTACAAAAACAAAGAGTACTATTTCTGCTCCGAAGAATGCAAGCGAAAGTTCGACGAGCTTGACAAAAGCGTAATCCGCGTGCGCCGCTCCTTAAAAGACAAAGAGAGAATCTCCTTCGGCAAACTCAAGCGCGAGATCATAGACCCCGGCATCTGCACGCTCTGCGGCGCCTGTGTGTCAAGCTGTGAAGTCCTGGAAATCGTAGCAGGCAAGCCCGCGCTCCAAGGACCGTGCACCGCATGCGGCGTGTGCTACAACCAGTGCCCCCGCACCATAACCACGGAATCAAGCCTTATAGGGAACGTGCGCGATGTCTTCACTGCGAAAACCCTTATTCCCGAGGTGAAAGGGCAGGACGGCGGCGTTGTGACCTCCATGCTGCTGTACGGGCTTGAAGAAGGGCTGATCGACAGTGCAGTCGTCACGGTGAAAAGCGAGGAAGAGCCCTGGAAACCCGTGCCCATAGTGGCGCAGACGAGGGAAGAGATACTGCGCTCGGCAGGCTCCATATACGTGCATTCATTGACCATGGAATCGCTGATGAGTGCAATAAAAAGAGGCTCTCGCTCCATAGGTTTTGTGGGTCCTTCCTGCAACATCGATGCTGTGTACAAGATGCAGAACTCGCCGTACGGTCTATTGCACATGTTCATGAGGGCGAATATATTGAAACTGGGTCTTTTCTGCATGGACACGTTTTATTACGACGGCTTGAAGGCATTCCTTGAATCGTTGGGCATTCCTCTATCCTCGGTCAAGGAAATGAAGATCCGCAAAGGGAAGTTCAGGATTAAAGCTGAGTCTGAGCATGTATTTCCTTTAAGCGACCTTGACACGATTCGAAGCGGCTCCTGCATGGTCTGCACCGATTTAACGGCAGAAAAGGCAGACCTCTCCTTCGGAGGCGTGGGGTCAAAGGAAGGTTACACCACGGTACTGGCGCGCACCGGGCTTGGTCTTGAGCTTTTCCAGGATGCGGAGGACAGGGGATATATCAAGATAGAGCACCTTGAAAGAGAAGGGCTTGAGCGGGTTCTGCACCAGGCTAAATCCAAGAAGGTGCAGATGTACATGATAAAGAAAAGAATTGAAAAGGGGAAAGGTATATGA
- a CDS encoding type II toxin-antitoxin system CcdA family antitoxin has product MQSEKKKLTLSINSEVIEKAKKLGLNLSEITEKALKISSLSPDDNIVTPDKLREVYIDVLKKISEILKKWNARLEIGSQDDLAVYTDSLGKKSYHNTNSKYILSPYLVELWSENNPSDEPDIIWFFDDEKLPVTRFYNPEKIIINLVDTLYNKANKNKEVLDKLQVLKNILELSGLSK; this is encoded by the coding sequence ATGCAATCTGAGAAAAAGAAATTAACACTTTCAATAAATTCAGAAGTAATTGAAAAAGCGAAAAAGTTAGGTCTCAATCTTTCTGAAATCACTGAAAAAGCACTAAAAATATCTTCGTTAAGTCCAGACGACAATATAGTAACACCTGATAAATTGCGTGAAGTTTATATAGATGTCCTTAAAAAAATATCAGAAATACTTAAAAAATGGAACGCCAGATTAGAAATAGGATCTCAGGATGACTTGGCAGTATATACCGATTCTCTCGGAAAAAAAAGCTACCACAATACTAATTCGAAGTATATTTTATCGCCATATCTGGTTGAACTATGGAGTGAAAATAATCCATCTGATGAACCCGATATAATTTGGTTTTTTGATGATGAAAAATTACCAGTTACTCGCTTTTACAATCCTGAAAAAATTATTATTAATTTAGTTGATACATTGTATAATAAAGCTAATAAAAATAAAGAAGTTCTTGATAAATTACAGGTTTTAAAAAATATTTTAGAATTGTCTGGATTATCAAAATAA